Below is a window of Plasmodium gaboni strain SY75 chromosome 11, whole genome shotgun sequence DNA.
gtgtttaaatttttacttatttataagtgtcgttttatatatttaaatataatgcTAAGTGAAAACAAGAATAAgataaaatgttttatatacgattataatgaaaaattaaaattatacataaaattaaaaagatatGTTTTAAACAACTTTGTAATAAAGAACTCACAAGATGGAGGGACCCATAAAGACAAATGTGTATATTGTCGTGGGAACAAATTTTATGGGATAAAAAcatatgataattttattGAATGTGAAAAGTATAATTATTCTTGCATAgttaataaattattagagaactatgaaaattttgtaaaaaGTTGTGTTGTTTCcttttattcatataatgaaaataataatttaacgaaattaaatgatgatgattTTATTGATGATCCAATGcaaattttaaaaatagaCTATTTCTCATCTAAAATTGTGAAACAgttttttatgaaaataaatcaattatatagtaatatagaagaaaatgaaaaggaagataaaaaagttaataaaaagaaaatttgTTATTCTATAcaatattcatatatacatagtaataatttttttgacTTGCTTGAATTTTATGAGgataaagaatattttcAATCGATTAAAAGTTGTACCTTAAAAAGAAGTAATATTGATAGTATAAAATGTAAGAATAATGTGAATCTAACTGATATTAgtgaattaaaaaaatttaatgaaaaaaataaacaagTAAAATTTACAAGTATAAAGAAATTGAAAGATATATTACATACAGCAGATAAGCGTATGAAAGAGATAAATGATATGTTAAGAGggaagaaaatatattatttttttacagTGATTgttatagatatatatgatgaaaCAGATGATGTGATTAATACAACAATGGcttataataaagaatgtatcaaagaaaataataataataagagatataaaaagttttattttataaacatGTTTTATGATgttaaaaaagaaatatatgataatgatgatatgttaaaaaagatattatttgaaatgtctaatattataaaatataattatatagataaaaaattaaaaattaatatttctaaTTATGAAATCATATCAAAATTAATGTATGAACTATTTTATgaaatacaaaatattcatataaatatttattgGAATTTTACACATAATGAGTTTAACAATAATGTGGAAGATCTGATAGTTTACTTTATTAATTCCATtgattataaaataaataattgtataataaattttatatgcAACCTAAAAGAGGAAGTAAGTAAAAATGATACATGTAAAATATTGaatgatgaagaaaaaaaatgtattttacaattaaatgaaaaatatgaaaaaattgaaaatatattatttaaaaatatagcTTTAGATGAATATACTAAAagtaatattataagaaaagCTATACAGATAATACCTGATAATTCAATggataatttattattattaaataaaactTTTCAACaacattatattttatatgaagaaaaagagaaagatatcaatgaaaatatataccATCTAATCaatgaacaaaatgaaattatgaaaaaatatgaagaaaatgaaaagatATTACAAGatgatatgaataaaataattgaTGAAATTCATTTACttgatgataaaaatttaGAATTAAAGAAAGAAATACAAAAACATGAAGAATTGcagaaaaaatatattaaagatgaggaaaatagaaataaagaagatttaaaaaaattacatacACAAAATAGTATATTAGATGAACAATATGAACATTTTTTGAGCTTTAGGAAGGGATCATTTGTTGAAGACATAATTTGGAAGAAACAAGAAACTCAAAAGAATATATCTCttgaacaaaaaaatatttcacATAATAATAGCATTAGAGATAATGTACTtgatataattaataaacATGACGAGcaatatgtaaaaaatttCAACCAAGCAAAAAAATATGCTCAGAATAAATTTGAACAGTCGAATGAATTAAAGtaatagaaataaattgcattacacatatatatatatatatatgtatatatgtatatatatacatatttatacaCTTTATTCTATTCTAttctattatattatattctatTCCATTccatttaatttaatttttttttttttttttaatttgttttattttattatttttttccttttttcGGGGGAAATTTAGGAAAAGGTACAATCACGTCATTGACAAAAAAGTTGAACTTTTTGATGTTCTAAAAAATACAACAcataaattaaatgaaaaagtAAATTCTTTAATGAATAATTTTAGGAATGCAAAGGAGTTAAAACTTATATATCCAATAGATTCATCATTTgacattttaaaaaataattatgaaaaggataatttaattataaataatttaaaaggATATACCGACTTACTAGAACAGTTTAAGAAACAGGATTTTAATGATAAACAATTACATTGGATAAACAAGATGAATTCTTTATCCAAAAAATTTTAGCAATCAtccaaaaaaataaaaataaaaataacaaatataaatatatatatatatatattttatttttacatgACCTAATGTGTGGCTGTAACCCTTTTTGTAAAACCATATTGtagttttatatatgtacaaattatataatacttaacatatgtattatatatgtttatcctaaaagtttttataaaatggaatttataatattcagaaaaaaatatattgcTATACACActattaattaaaatacatatatcttatatataaattatataacatgttttattatttttttttttttcttaaaattTGTACATAGTgcaattttttttttttttttttaagcATAATTTATTGTgcatttaaaatatttcgATTACtgtataaaaatatatatatatatatatatatatatatatttaaaaaaaagtataatatattaagatattattaaaaaaggttgtcttattatatataatttttatttttatatgccaaaaaaaaacatattatatataaaaatataatacaatttttatttatttaaatataactttttttttaaatatatccatatgtttgtattattatatgatgCATGTgtatttcatatataatatatatggagaataaatacataaagaataaaaaaaaaaataagcgaataattctttttcttttttttttttgcataccaatataaatatatgtgtaaatatatatattttttatatgtgtaatatatatattttgtatatgtgtaatatatatattttgtatatgtgtaaatatatatattttttatatatgtaaataaaatattttattatattattgtattttttttatatatatatttttttttgtatttgtaaatatatatatatatatatatatatatatatatatatatttttaatgtgtatttttaattttatgatatatgaaattattgcttattttattttttgtttgatacattaaataacaagaattattttattatttttttatgttattttttttagtaTAATTTCTATGTATATATGCAAGGTTATTAGTTATCAAAATTTGtaaattaaaagaagaaaaaaaaaaaaaaaaaagggaaGAACAGAAAAGAGTAgttcaaataaataaaaaaataaatgattatttttaaaaatttttttttgtgtaaataatatatatttatattttatgtgCACCACATTTTTGATATACATTTTTCCAGGTctatttaatatattatccttttttttgtaatatgtataataaatgtgtatatttaatatatatgtatatatatatgtgaacCATTTCATTTAAATCTTTTCATGCttacaatatatatgtatcaCTTATgaattctttttatttatttaatatatttttgagTTTGTAAAATTTAGAAATAGAgatatatttgtatatgtTTAAGTTATCCGTATTAGACTTGTTATTTgagtatatattttttaccAAAGTTTTTCAgttaatttttgttttttatttttattgttttttttgtaaattatacatatatatatatatatatatatatatatgtacataaatttgtatattttattttttattttatatattttttttttttgtataattATTACAAACAATAgtaattaaaaaaaaaaaataaaaagaacAAGATTCAAAATGAATGACAATTATAATATAGGTTATGATATTGATGAGAACGAATTTGATGGATATGATGGatatatgaaaaagaaagaatCGAAAGGATATCAATCACATTCTGATATATCGTGTAAAATAGGTTATACCGATTCAGAATCAGAAGGAGTAGCATCTATAAAAGATGTGTCTTATTTTACATATAGcaataatatgaataataattataaaaaaaaaaaagatatattagAAAAGCCAGTATGGAAAAGTTTATATGATATTGAAGAAACTGTAAAAGATTCTTTATCTGATTATGAATATTcaaagaataataaattagATAGTGATATTGAATCTCCAAGATTTGGTAATACATCTGAAGAGGATGATGTAAATAAGATggaagaagaaaatgaaacaTATCTTAACAATtcaaattataataattatataaaaaataaatatcaagctaatagaataaataataatatggatataTCTTTAACAAATGAAGgttcatataaaaattatattttaaataagaatatatcCAATAATTTAGATTATGACTTTAaagaagaattaaaaaataatatgtataataatttaaatgtatttaaaaatttaaaagaagaTTATGTAGAAGCTACAACACATTTTCTTAAACCAAAAACCTTCAAAGATATGAATGGTTTGTATTATGatttaaatgatgaaaTGATTGATATAgatttgataaaaaaagaacatCAAAAATTAAAGGAAACCAATGAATTAAAGAATATTAGcaatataaattttaatcatatatatgataataataataatattaataataattttgtaaatgtaaatacaaaaaatactaaaaagaataaaaaatataaaaaggaaGTATCATTTGCTAATGACAATGAGAATGATACTTACACAAAATTTcaatatgaaaataattctttaaagaataaaaaggatacaatattgaaaaaaataataaattatgaaGTGGAGgatttaaataaagatCAAGAGGATCAAATGTATGAAGGAGAAGATGAATATAGTGACGAGTTAGAAGATGACATATATGAAGATAGTgataacaaaatatattataaagatGAAAAATTCAATGATATGGTTAATAAGAAAATTGCCAAGGATACAAATTTTGAGTGGTGGAATTCAAAAACAGATAGTCAAATATCaaaagatataaatgaagaatataatgattcgaatgacaaaataaaaagtaatGATTCGAATgacaaaataaaaagtaatGATTTGAATgacaaaataaaaagtaatGATTCGAATgacaaaataaaaagtaatgatttgaattttaaaaacaatcaaaaaaatgttaataataataataataataataaaatattaaatagATATGATTTACCTAAGGATATATCTTATTATGTAGAAGAATAtcaaaaaagaaaagaacaggcaaaaaattatcataacGAAATGGATAACccaaataataaacaagacaaaaatataaatgatgataagGAGAAGTATCCAAGTgacaatataaataataatattagaAGTAATACAACAACCGTTTATGCAAACAGTTCTTTATCAAATgaaaaaagtaataattTGTTGAATAGTAATATCAGTGAAAATGTAAGtactattattaataaggaaaataatttattcaatacaaatattaataagTCTAATGAGAATATGTCAatacaaaattataacgataataataaatttgttcataataataatatatatatagatgaaaaaaatataaccCCAAATTCTAATgtaacaaaaaataaagatgaaaatgatCCTTCTAATATAGATTCtttaaagaataataattttataaaagataCATATTCAGATAATGATGTAATAAATACAGAAAGTATaggaatatataacaaaacgaatgaaataaataaaaatataaatgaacCGTGTGTCAATAACAACAcaagtaatatatatgaatatattttaaaaaataatgatatgaGCAATTTAGGAAATGAAAATGGTAATGATAtgttaaataaaaatatagacAAGTTTAATTTTGAAGATGACtccaaaaaaaatatatatgatgtttatgatatgataaatgattattatgaaaaaaataaaaatgaagaaaccataaataaaatacaagAAAAATGTGTTGATAAAGTTATGTAtgattttattaataataatattgttaaAGAAACAACTGATGGAGATATAGATAAAAAACCTTTATATTTagataatgaaaaaattagCAATACATGTGAGAATAGGGATAATTATTTGGAAATGTCAAAGAAagagaaaataaatatatttcttaaatatttaaaaatgattGATGTGAATTCCTTGAGTCATctttttcaatattttgTTGACAGAGAAAAAGACgaagaaatgaaaaagaaattacAATTACTTTTAATAGGAGAAGATCAAAAGAAGCAAATGGAATTTATGTCAACTTACAAAAGCAATCAGAATACCCAAacattaaataaagaattaaaacATGAAGGTGTTCAAACTAATAATGAGAAAAATCAAATAGAAAATACAATACAAACtgatataaaagatatCACAAAGAcattgtatataaaaaatgatatgataaataaaaaaactAGTATAGATTCGgtattttttaaaagttTAAGCAAAGATtcatatgatatatataataaaaataataaagaagatataaaaaagaatgaaACTACTCATAGGAATCaagaaaatgatgaaaagAATGAAGATATTACTGTTAATGAATCTAATACAGAGACATATAATGAAGTGCAAAAGATAAatgatttaaaaataaaaattttagAGAAAATCAAAGGTTGctatgataattataatagtattaataataataaagatgatACAGAAACAGCTATATTAATGTTACAAGATAGAAATGAATATagtaaagaaaaatatatagacatttataatttaatagATGAAAATGAGAACATTTTATCtaaaataaatgatgaaaagaatatgaaaagtaatgaatataaaaaaaaaaatagaagTATGGTTACTGTAGAAACATTTGAATCATTAAAATCAtttgaaaaagaaatgaatttattaaaatcaCATAATGAAAGATTAAGAAGGAGAattgaaaaattatatgaatcACGTGatagaataaaaaatgaatatataaaaatggaaaaattaaaagaaagTCAAGATCAATTATTTATAGCTACAGAAAAGCATATTGAAAAGTTACATAATGAATTAGATaatttatcaaaaaaaaatgaggATATGAAATATGATttgaagaagaaaaatataaaaattgttGCTTTGGAATCACAActtgataataatttaaatatgaatagtaataataacatggacaaagataataataataataatattaataatattaataacagtattattaatatgGATGAAATTACAAAAGATGAAGAAATTTATAatgaatttaataataagttagaacatataaaagggaaaataacaaataaaacACAAGTAACTATACAACTACAATCATTACAAGATcaagtatatatattaaaagaagaaattaaaaaaatggatTCCTTAAAACTAGAAAATAAccaattaaaaaaaaaattatcagatatgaaaaattataattttaatacatctgataaaaaagaaaaaataaatatttatacatatagaaataattcagaaaatattattgaGAATTCCAATGAACATAAATTTATAGTATCTAATGAAAATACAAATGCAAGTACaaatgaattaaaatttGTTACAACTAATACAAATAACACTACATCAAATAGTTTTGTTACTattgatgataatataaacagTTCAGAAAATTTTACTTCAAATAGTAATTTGTATGAAAATAAGATTAATAAAGATAAGTATCATATGAACAATTCAGAATATTCCAACCtttctttattaaaaaatgaaaataatcaattatatgaagaaatatTTGATTTAAAGGAACAAATTATGattatgaaaaaagaaaagataCTGTTGTCTAGTCGTTTAAATGATTATGATATGGATAATATTAAAGAGgatattaaaatattacaaaGTGAATCTGAGAAATTATATTTAgaaaagataaatatattaacGAAAAATTTAgatgaaaagaaaaataaaattaatttattaaatgatttACTAAAAACATCAAATAATCAAACGGTtcaattaaataaaaaaattgtacatataataaatgaaaacaaagaattacaaaataaatatgaacaatGTCTCAACTatttagaaaaattaaaaatgaaatatgATCAACAGACTCAAAAATTAAATCACAT
It encodes the following:
- a CDS encoding hypothetical protein (conserved Plasmodium protein, unknown function); the protein is MNDNYNIGYDIDENEFDGYDGYMKKKESKGYQSHSDISCKIGYTDSESEGVASIKDVSYFTYSNNMNNNYKKKKDILEKPVWKSLYDIEETVKDSLSDYEYSKNNKLDSDIESPRFGNTSEEDDVNKMEEENETYLNNSNYNNYIKNKYQANRINNNMDISLTNEGSYKNYILNKNISNNLDYDFKEELKNNMYNNLNVFKNLKEDYVEATTHFLKPKTFKDMNGLYYDLNDEMIDIDLIKKEHQKLKETNELKNISNINFNHIYDNNNNINNNFVNVNTKNTKKNKKYKKEVSFANDNENDTYTKFQYENNSLKNKKDTILKKIINYEVEDLNKDQEDQMYEGEDEYSDELEDDIYEDSDNKIYYKDEKFNDMVNKKIAKDTNFEWWNSKTDSQISKDINEEYNDSNDKIKSNDSNDKIKSNDLNDKIKSNDSNDKIKSNDLNFKNNQKNVNNNNNNNKILNRYDLPKDISYYVEEYQKRKEQAKNYHNEMDNPNNKQDKNINDDKEKYPSDNINNNIRSNTTTVYANSSLSNEKSNNLLNSNISENVSTIINKENNLFNTNINKSNENMSIQNYNDNNKFVHNNNIYIDEKNITPNSNVTKNKDENDPSNIDSLKNNNFIKDTYSDNDVINTESIGIYNKTNEINKNINEPCVNNNTSNIYEYILKNNDMSNLGNENGNDMLNKNIDKFNFEDDSKKNIYDVYDMINDYYEKNKNEETINKIQEKCVDKVMYDFINNNIVKETTDGDIDKKPLYLDNEKISNTCENRDNYLEMSKKEKINIFLKYLKMIDVNSLSHLFQYFVDREKDEEMKKKLQLLLIGEDQKKQMEFMSTYKSNQNTQTLNKELKHEGVQTNNEKNQIENTIQTDIKDITKTLYIKNDMINKKTSIDSVFFKSLSKDSYDIYNKNNKEDIKKNETTHRNQENDEKNEDITVNESNTETYNEVQKINDLKIKILEKIKGCYDNYNSINNNKDDTETAILMLQDRNEYSKEKYIDIYNLIDENENILSKINDEKNMKSNEYKKKNRSMVTVETFESLKSFEKEMNLLKSHNERLRRRIEKLYESRDRIKNEYIKMEKLKESQDQLFIATEKHIEKLHNELDNLSKKNEDMKYDLKKKNIKIVALESQLDNNLNMNSNNNMDKDNNNNNINNINNSIINMDEITKDEEIYNEFNNKLEHIKGKITNKTQVTIQLQSLQDQVYILKEEIKKMDSLKLENNQLKKKLSDMKNYNFNTSDKKEKINIYTYRNNSENIIENSNEHKFIVSNENTNASTNELKFVTTNTNNTTSNSFVTIDDNINSSENFTSNSNLYENKINKDKYHMNNSEYSNLSLLKNENNQLYEEIFDLKEQIMIMKKEKILLSSRLNDYDMDNIKEDIKILQSESEKLYLEKINILTKNLDEKKNKINLLNDLLKTSNNQTVQLNKKIVHIINENKELQNKYEQCLNYLEKLKMKYDQQTQKLNHITNISYNMVPNDYYSMDDYKSLISNEQSSENLYLNSSEDNKINDLIHMEHTVKMKNEQNKEKETKDNNDINNDKDKDKDVYMKDENYYDNKYYKRYKESTTTCGKLSEIYSYENVKYDVYDRRENNKLDDLNIYKEKVNNIPLNIENSNKTDEIIKRLEASPNNDNKNNDNNNNNNNENNEGDSLSNREQNIHNNILNNEQKYININNIFEIDNITKDLENMNNIITSNNIKSSKLNELNDHNMMKSNMDDKNNTFIQKNLISNNNINHNIMNTNNNLKYNSFNTNLVNESYKNLDNISNTSTENFLRNIEKRYVSNKINELNNDISQYIDKKKEKIHNLYKNNLEYNNVLEKNTSIMNNNITKTNEYTYKNINNDKDNNHTFNKEENNLKSIFQYNNNNSNISHKDEISKSTQNSFTNEDNIEYYNKDGNSMKLKNEDIMQEIFSHDNIKTYAMNKSSSSNSCDNIIKINYDEINDSTQMNVLKESKSNNKKAEAWIIDIKNNDTYPYIKIDKKENNKNDNKNIMKGSNNKIMKKNSKNSNKMKNIPLSVNNKAYNKSSINNKYKNNINNNNNNKLNILVNSISKLVQSKIKEELNNKNISKDILNFEITKIKKKSKKETKNMNHTNNNNSININSFESINDKINSYNVLNNKIPYDNINMDDGNYINNGPIYAPDGSTIYTWVNNIDTNYMYNKYFDNKNNNINQLPLLNNVPFINNDLLLNNVILNQNNMNNVENLNTNTIGSLQPFVTNPDFYMNNIKSIYFDPNVQNNNYFENVQLLNPNNLNNNMNNINYIDQNCLTYNNINGISSINGNINNYNNKDIVIGIPNNTNKNQIDTIKDDTILKNDPKLILNNNNAVNHSVNVEMLNNIQNVNQKLYNDIQENVYMTNPLHNNNILGGDVLNNSYLFNINSFNPNTNAYIYNNNNNNDYYNNCINYNMLDKKDITPKNEEINMNSVFEHPNKENGCNNMKNNKNYIINKEDNVKNNDNNIDKINDEQNINNTSVNVMKEKRNNNLRDDDIFKKNMKRSNSLDIKKLNSEKKNKSMNIEEGSRKTKTNTTQLFNYSENRKKGLRDMSTYADKVLEDMKSLIPLNCNGAIKKSSTHTQKKNVSTSDNSSIMYNQNNTNISNISNIPNISNISNISNISNISNNNFKDNKNEDSTNLSLKNLVSKDISTNNNDIIINTSAETLPDSCNNENNTTNETTYKCFNSLDMNNKNNISITNNLGNNIKLMRSKSVTTNNHNSLLMKSDFSNSNNSYNNNYTEHNGQINNPLNHLNLNDFKNIHYHDFNLQNSTNNKQFRKYSTNGYNNIYNELNKNIATDAFSFNKRDQGNYFKSETRKSLSSFREALKKEGILG
- a CDS encoding hypothetical protein (conserved Plasmodium protein, unknown function), giving the protein MLSENKNKIKCFIYDYNEKLKLYIKLKRYVLNNFVIKNSQDGGTHKDKCVYCRGNKFYGIKTYDNFIECEKYNYSCIVNKLLENYENFVKSCVVSFYSYNENNNLTKLNDDDFIDDPMQILKIDYFSSKIVKQFFMKINQLYSNIEENEKEDKKVNKKKICYSIQYSYIHSNNFFDLLEFYEDKEYFQSIKSCTLKRSNIDSIKCKNNVNLTDISELKKFNEKNKQVKFTSIKKLKDILHTADKRMKEINDMLRGKKIYYFFTVIVIDIYDETDDVINTTMAYNKECIKENNNNKRYKKFYFINMFYDVKKEIYDNDDMLKKILFEMSNIIKYNYIDKKLKINISNYEIISKLMYELFYEIQNIHINIYWNFTHNEFNNNVEDLIVYFINSIDYKINNCIINFICNLKEEVSKNDTCKILNDEEKKCILQLNEKYEKIENILFKNIALDEYTKSNIIRKAIQIIPDNSMDNLLLLNKTFQQHYILYEEKEKDINENIYHLINEQNEIMKKYEENEKILQDDMNKIIDEIHLLDDKNLELKKEIQKHEELQKKYIKDEENRNKEDLKKLHTQNSILDEQYEHFLSFRKGSFVEDIIWKKQETQKNISLEQKNISHNNSIRDNVLDIINKHDEQYVKNFNQAKKYAQNKFEQSNELKKRYNHVIDKKVELFDVLKNTTHKLNEKVNSLMNNFRNAKELKLIYPIDSSFDILKNNYEKDNLIINNLKGYTDLLEQFKKQDFNDKQLHWINKMNSLSKKF